In one window of Pagrus major chromosome 12, Pma_NU_1.0 DNA:
- the LOC141006444 gene encoding uncharacterized protein produces MTHREPQMSFPRFLDVKGLLNQDFLLLFGAETASKMLEKWDTTFRPKVINEARRLTQSIEVCRLLKTAEKLTENDDTTWDSDMASLLLRLHLLPPTAGQKRTKISPSDAVDKMLHFHKGLRWWMREEFLLVGLTWLQRQLRFPHYTHFSLVLCCLENGKPTAVTS; encoded by the exons ATGACCCACAGAGAACCACAGATGTCATTTCCACGGTTTTTAGATGTCAAAGGGCTG CTGAATCAAGACTTCCTTCTGCTGTTTGGAGCTGAAACAGCCTCCAAGATGCTTGAGAAGTGGGACACAACTTTCAGGCCCAAGGTCATCAATGAGGCCAGACGCCTGACTCAGTCAATTGAGGTGTGCCGACTTCTAAAAACTGCTGAGAAACTGACAGAGAACGATGACACCA CCTGGGACAGTGACATGGCTTCTCTGCTGCTCCGTCTCCATCTCCTGCCACCCACAGCTGGACAGAAGAGGACCAAGATAAGCCCCAGTGATGCAGTGGACAAAATGTTGCACTTTCACAAG GGCCTACGCTGGTGGATGAGAGAAGAGTTTCTATTGGTTGGTTTGACCTGGCTCCAGCGCCAGCTACGCTTTCCACATTACACCCACTTCTCCCTTGTGCTGTGCTGCTTGGAA AATGGAAAACCAACAGCAGTCACAAGCTAG